The following are encoded in a window of Shewanella psychrotolerans genomic DNA:
- the nqrE gene encoding NADH:ubiquinone reductase (Na(+)-transporting) subunit E yields the protein MEHYISLLIRSVFIENMALSFFLGMCTFLAVSKKVTTAMGLGVAVIVVLAISVPVNQIIYQGLLAPGALAWAGVPDADLSFLKFITFIGVIAALVQILEMALDKYFPPLYNALGIFLPLITVNCAIFGAVSFMVERDYNLTESLVFGIGSGIGWALAIVLLAGIREKLKYADVPDGLRGLGITFATAGLMALGFMSFSGVSL from the coding sequence ATGGAACATTATATTAGTCTATTAATTCGTTCTGTTTTCATTGAAAACATGGCGTTATCCTTCTTCCTTGGTATGTGTACTTTCTTGGCTGTATCGAAGAAAGTCACCACGGCCATGGGCTTAGGTGTTGCCGTTATTGTGGTATTGGCGATTTCAGTACCCGTTAACCAAATTATCTATCAAGGTTTATTAGCACCAGGCGCACTTGCTTGGGCTGGGGTTCCTGATGCCGATCTGAGCTTCTTGAAGTTCATCACCTTTATCGGTGTTATCGCGGCATTAGTTCAGATCCTTGAGATGGCATTGGATAAGTATTTCCCACCGCTATATAACGCGTTAGGGATCTTCCTACCTCTAATCACCGTTAACTGTGCGATTTTCGGTGCAGTATCTTTCATGGTTGAGCGTGATTACAACCTGACTGAAAGTTTGGTGTTTGGCATAGGTTCTGGTATCGGTTGGGCATTGGCGATTGTTTTGCTAGCTGGTATCCGTGAGAAGTTAAAATATGCTGATGTCCCTGATGGTCTACGTGGTTTAGGTATTACCTTTGCTACTGCGGGTTTGATGGCGTTAGGTTTCATGTCGTTCTCTGGTGTGTCTCTGTAA
- the nqrF gene encoding NADH:ubiquinone reductase (Na(+)-transporting) subunit F — MGIIESTPIDVYLGVSMFTAIVLVLVLVILFAKSKLVPSGDITIGINDDAGKAIKTGAGGKLLGALAENGIFVSSACGGGGSCGQCKVIVKSGGGDILPTELDHISKGDARNGCRLSCQVNVKTDMEIELEEEIFGIKKWDCEVISNDNKATFIKELKLQIPDGESVPFRAGGYIQIEAPAHHVKYADFDVPAEYRGDWEHFGFFNLESKVDEETIRAYSMANYPEEEGIIMLNVRIATPPPRNLSLPCGKMSSYIWSLKAGDKVTISGPFGEFFAKDTDAEMVFIGGGAGMAPMRSHIFDQLKRLKSKRKMSFWYGARSKREMFYVEDFDGLAAENENFVWHVALSDPQPEDNWDGYTGFIHNVLYENYLRDHEAPEDCEFYMCGPPMMNAAVIGMLKDLGVEDENILLDDFGG, encoded by the coding sequence ATGGGTATTATTGAATCTACTCCAATCGACGTCTATCTCGGTGTGAGTATGTTTACTGCCATAGTATTGGTTTTGGTTTTGGTTATTTTATTTGCCAAATCAAAGCTAGTACCAAGTGGCGATATCACTATCGGCATCAACGATGATGCTGGTAAAGCAATTAAGACTGGTGCAGGTGGCAAACTACTTGGCGCGCTCGCTGAAAACGGTATTTTCGTATCGTCGGCTTGTGGTGGCGGTGGCTCTTGTGGTCAGTGTAAAGTGATCGTTAAGTCTGGTGGCGGCGATATTCTGCCGACAGAACTTGATCATATTTCTAAGGGCGATGCTCGTAACGGCTGCCGTTTATCTTGTCAGGTAAACGTGAAAACCGATATGGAGATTGAACTAGAAGAAGAGATCTTTGGTATCAAGAAGTGGGATTGTGAGGTTATCTCTAACGATAACAAAGCGACCTTCATTAAAGAGCTTAAGTTGCAAATTCCAGATGGCGAGTCTGTACCTTTCCGTGCCGGTGGTTATATTCAGATTGAAGCGCCTGCGCACCATGTAAAGTACGCCGATTTTGACGTACCAGCAGAATATCGTGGTGATTGGGAACACTTTGGCTTCTTTAACCTAGAATCAAAAGTTGACGAAGAAACAATTCGTGCGTACTCGATGGCTAACTATCCTGAAGAGGAAGGTATCATCATGTTGAACGTGCGTATTGCGACGCCGCCTCCACGTAACCTGAGCTTGCCTTGCGGTAAGATGTCGTCGTACATCTGGAGCTTAAAAGCGGGTGATAAAGTGACGATTTCAGGGCCATTTGGTGAGTTCTTCGCTAAAGATACTGATGCAGAAATGGTATTCATCGGTGGTGGTGCTGGTATGGCGCCAATGCGTTCACATATCTTCGACCAGCTTAAGCGTCTTAAGTCGAAGCGTAAGATGAGCTTCTGGTACGGTGCACGTTCTAAGCGTGAAATGTTCTATGTTGAAGATTTCGACGGCCTAGCAGCTGAAAACGAAAACTTCGTTTGGCATGTGGCCCTGTCAGATCCTCAACCAGAAGATAACTGGGATGGTTACACAGGTTTTATTCATAACGTCTTGTATGAAAACTACCTGCGCGATCATGAAGCGCCAGAAGATTGTGAGTTCTATATGTGTGGGCCTCCAATGATGAACGCGGCAGTTATCGGCATGCTTAAAGATCTAGGCGTTGAAGATGAAAA
- a CDS encoding NADH:ubiquinone reductase (Na(+)-transporting) subunit D, which produces MADAKELKQVLTGPIVSNNPIALQILGVCSALAVTSKMETALVMTIALTAVTALSNLFISMIRNHIPSSVRIIVQMTIIASLVIVVDQVLQAYAYDVAKQLSVFVGLIITNCIVMGRAEAYAMKTPPMMSFMDGIGNGLGYGAILLSVGFVRELFGSGSLFGVEILSKISDGGWYQPNGLLLLPPSAFFLIAALIWIIRTMKPDQVEAKG; this is translated from the coding sequence ATGGCTGATGCTAAAGAACTTAAACAGGTTCTGACTGGACCTATTGTTAGTAATAACCCGATTGCATTGCAGATCTTGGGTGTGTGTAGTGCCTTAGCTGTAACCAGTAAGATGGAAACCGCCTTGGTTATGACTATCGCGCTGACTGCAGTAACGGCATTGTCTAACTTGTTCATCTCAATGATCCGTAACCACATTCCAAGCAGTGTACGTATTATTGTACAGATGACGATTATCGCGTCGCTGGTTATCGTGGTTGATCAGGTACTGCAAGCATATGCCTATGACGTTGCTAAGCAGTTATCGGTATTCGTTGGTCTGATTATTACCAACTGTATCGTAATGGGCCGCGCTGAAGCCTATGCGATGAAGACGCCACCAATGATGAGTTTCATGGATGGTATCGGTAACGGTTTAGGTTACGGGGCCATTCTGTTGTCCGTGGGCTTCGTTCGTGAACTCTTTGGTAGTGGTTCGCTATTTGGCGTTGAGATCTTAAGTAAGATTTCTGACGGTGGATGGTACCAGCCAAATGGTCTTTTATTGCTGCCTCCAAGTGCGTTCTTCCTGATTGCTGCGTTGATCTGGATTATTCGTACTATGAAGCCTGATCAAGTAGAAGCAAAAGGGTAA